From Cydia strobilella chromosome 7, ilCydStro3.1, whole genome shotgun sequence, one genomic window encodes:
- the LOC134742939 gene encoding caspase-1-like, protein MAESEVDFVFKKKPDRSQDEENKVENREPTPPAALNFDQRDWYYDLSGDKIMIIFNHNTYKRTRYFRDKKPTSRTGTLRDVRSLTETFSKLGFQVTPHHDKTHDQILTILGELCAQPHTNTSCVCVCVLTHGESGGELFAHDRPYEMSDLLNKLQYNALGLVGKPKLVIVQACRGGMVDAGQVVQLDGSGDPARLPSHVDTLVLTSSVEDYVSWRDYYGSWLIQELCRVVNATYRHLDVVQMAALVTSLVARERESNTPSNLTTHRMKQTPELRSTLTKLLRFDVGFNL, encoded by the exons GTCGCAGGATGAAGAGAATAAAGTGGAAAACCGAGAGCCAACGCCACCCGCAGCACTCAACTTCGACCAACGCGATTGGTACTACGACTTATCGGGGGACAAGATTATGATCATCTTCAACCATAACACCTATAAGAGGACACGATATTTCAG GGACAAGAAACCAACGTCGCGTACGGGCACGTTGCGCGATGTGCGTTCCCTGACGGAAACCTTCTCCAAACTGGGCTTTCAAGTCACTCCTCACCATGATAAGACGCACGATCAGATCCTGACGATACTCGGCGAGT TGTGTGCGCAACCACATACCAACACGTCGTGCGTATGTGTGTGCGTGCTTACGCACGGCGAGAGCGGGGGGGAGTTGTTCGCGCACGACCGCCCGTACGAAATGAGCGATCTACTGAACAAGCTGCAATACAACGCGCTCGGCCTG gtaggcAAGCCGAAGCTAGTCATCGTGCAGGCTTGCCGCGGAGGTATGGTGGACGCGGGGCAGGTCGTGCAGCTGGACGGTTCCGGGGATCCCGCGCGGCTACCTTCCCATGTGGACACACTCGTGCTCACCTCCTCAGTAGAAG ATTACGTGTCTTGGCGGGACTATTACGGGTCGTGGCTGATCCAGGAGCTGTGCCGCGTGGTGAACGCCACCTACCGACACCTAGATGTAGTACAGATGGCTGCCCTCGTCACTTCGCTCGTCGCACGCGA ACGCGAGTCCAACACGCCGAGCAACCTGACGACTCACAGAATGAAGCAGACTCCCGAATTACGCTCAACCCTTACTAAATTACTCCGTTTCGATGTTGGTTTCAACTTGTAG